A single Metarhizium brunneum chromosome 5, complete sequence DNA region contains:
- the end4 gene encoding Endocytosis protein end4 has translation MELESASSKADDSRHDSKRDTSAWRRQKAHFGPKFSFFRPSQTKSTPRRLYCTIRVFGLTRVWAGELSGTVAIMTSLRTTEHTKTDQELAISIKKATNSDEISPKRKHVRACIVYTWDHRSSVAFWSGIKVQPILADEVQTFKALITIHKVLQEGHPSAIKEAMANRGWIDGLNRGMAGEGIRGYGPLIREYVYYLLAKLSFHQQHPEFNGTFEYEEYLSLKAINDPNEGYETITDLMVLQDKIEQFQKLIFSHFRNVGNNECRISALVPLVQESYGIYKFITSMLRAMHSITGDDEALQPLRQRYDAQHYRLVKFYYECSNLRYLTSLIAIPKLPQDPPSLLADDDEAPALPARPRQEIERKPTPPVEPKSQEPDEISEFWKSELDRQNREYEEQQRVLEERQQAALLAQQQAQQQAQRDFEEQQRRLAEQQQREQEALLAQQAQWQTQGRLAELERENLNARAQYERDQLMLQQYDQRVKALEGELAHIQNSLGQQITSKDDQIRALQEQVNTWRTKYESLAKLYSQLRHEHLDLLQKFKAVQLKAASAQEAIDKREKLEREIKTKNLELADMIRERDRALHDKDRLSGSNKDEVEKLKRELRMAQDRADNLERSKGNELSTMLAKYNREMSDLEEALRNKSRALEDSQSRMRDGNSDLEQLLRDKEVELEVYKAGMDEALVKLNDLEKNQGETDYALDGQIDALILSNLDKINAIIDSVLEAGVSRVDDALYELDSSMQAGNQNASPSFVLSQIEKASDSATEFATAFNSFIADGPNSTHKELIKAISVFAGAVADVCSNTKGLSRLATDDKKTDSLMTGARQSAESSIKFFRNLLSIRLEELDTDQKIDVVINRNHDVQMNLQKLNKLVEAFAPGFGRLTNNKGDLGDLVDSELSKAADAIAAAAARLAKLKNKPRDGYSTYELKVHDSILDAAMAITNAITRLIKAATVTQQEIVQAGRGSSSRTAFYKKNNRWTEGLISAAKAVASSTNTLIETSDGVISDRNSPEQLIVASNDVAASTAQLVAASRVKAGFRSQSQENLEQASKAVGAACRALVRQVQNMIRERGQDEEQEDYTKLGAHEFKVREMEQQVEILKLENSLAAARHRLGEMRKISYQEE, from the exons ATGGAGCTCGAGTCTGCATCATCCAAGGCTGACGACAGCAGACACGACAGCAAACGAGACACTTCTGCTTGGCGCCGGCAAAAGGCCCATTTTGGCCCCAAGTTCTCATTTTTCAGACCTTCGCAAACGAAATCAACACCTCGGCGACTGTACTGTACGATCCGCGTGTTTGGCCTCACTCGTGTGTGGG CTGGAGAGCTCTCCGGAACGGTTGCAATCATGACTTCGTTACGAACCACGGAGCACACCAA GACAGACCAAGAGCTTGCCATCAGCATCAAGAAGGCGACCAACAGCGATGAAATATCCCCGAAGCGCAAGCATGTGAGAGCATGCATTGTTTACACCTGGGACCATAGGTCTTCTGTGGCCTTTTGGTCTGGAATTAAAGT GCAACCCATTCTTGCCGATGAGGTCCAGACATTCAAAGCCCTCATCACGATCCACAAGGTCCTCCAGGAAGGCCACCCATCTGCTATCAAggaagccatggccaaccGTGGATGGATCGATGGTTTGAATCGTGGCATGGCGGGCGAGGGAATCCGTGGCTACGGACCGTTGATTCGTGAATATGTTTATTACTTGCTTGCAAAGCTTTCATTtcaccagcagcatcctGAATTCAACGGCACGTTTGAATACGAAGAGTATCTCAGCTTGAAAGCAATCAATGATCCGAATGAAGGCTACGAGACCATCACCGATCTCATGGTCTTGCAGGACAAGATTGAACAATTTCAGAAATTGATCTTCTCCCATTTCAGAAACGTCGGCAACAATGAGTGCCGTATTTCTGCCTTGGTACCGCTTGTGCAGGAGAGCTACGGCATCTACAAGTTTATCACCAGCATGCTCCGAGCCATGCACTCGA TCACGGGAGATGACGAAGCTTTGCAGCCTCTCCGACAAAGGTACGACGCTCAGCACTATCGGCTTGTCAAGTTTTACTACGAATGCTCGAACCTCCGTTATCTTACCAGCCTCATCGCCATTCCCAAGCTGCCCCAAGATCCCCCTAGCCTGCTCgcagatgacgatgaagctCCAGCTCTGCCTGCCAGGCCCAGGCAAGAAATCGAAAGAAAACCGACGCCTCCTGTAGAGCCAAAGTCTCAGGAACCTGACGAGATATCTGAATTTTGGAAGAGCGAGCTCGATCGCCAGAACCGAGAGTATGAAGAACAGCAGAGAGTCCTTGAAGAGAGACAGCAGGCGGCGTTACTAGCTCAGCAGCAAGCTCAACAACAGGCACAGCGCGATTTTGAGGAGCAGCAACGCCGGCTggcagagcagcagcagcgagaGCAGGAAGCTCTTTTGGCGCAGCAGGCTCAGTGGCAGACACAGGGTCGTTTGGCCGAGTTGGAACGAGAAAACCTCAATGCTCGGGCGCAGTATGAGcgggatcaattgatgctccAGCAGTATGACCAGCGAGTGAAAGCCCTGGAGGGAGAGCTGGCGCATATCCAGaacagccttggccaacaaATTACGAGCAAGGATGATCAAATCCGAGCCTTGCAAGAGCAGGTCAATACTTGGAGGACAAAGTATGAATCACTTGCAAAGCTGTACTCCCAATTGCGTCATGAGCATCTGGATCTTCTGCAAAAGTTCAAAGCGGTTCAACTGAAGGCCGCCAGCGCTCAGGAGGCTATCGACAAAAGGGAGAAATTGGAGCGGGAaatcaagaccaagaaccTCGAGTTGGCCGACATGATTCGTGAGAGAGACAGGGCTCTCCATGACAAGGACCGACTCAGCGGCAGCAATAAAGATGAAGttgagaagctcaagcgGGAGCTTCGTATGGCCCAAGACCGAGCCGACAACTTGGAACGCAGCAAGGGCAACGAGTTGTCGACAATGCTCGCCAAATATAATCGCGAGATGAGCGACCTGGAGGAGGCCCTTCGCAACAAGTCCAGAGCTTTGGAAGATTCGCAATCCAGGATGAGAGACGGGAACTCtgaccttgagcagcttTTGCGAGACAAGGAAGTAGAGCTTGAGGTCTACAAGGCTGGCATGGATGAAGCGCTGGTCAAGTTGAACGACCTTGAGAAGAATCAGGGCGAGACAGATTATGCTTTGGATGGACAAATTGATGCTCTAATCCTGTCCAACCTTGACAAGATCAATGCTATCATTGATTCCGTTCTGGAAGCTGGGGTATCCCGTGTCGACGATGCCTTGTATGAACTCGACTCGTCCATGCAAGCTGGTAACCAGAATGCTTCGCCGTCATTCGTATTGTCCCAAATCGAAAAAGCTTCAGACAGTGCAACTGAGTTTGCAACCGCCTTTAATAGCTTCATCGCTGATGGTCCAAACAGCACTCACAAGGAGCTCATCAAGGCGATCAGTGTCTTTGCAGGGGCGGTTGCAGATGTTTGCAGCAACACCAAGGGTCTTAGTAGACTAGCAACTGATGACAAGAAGACGGATTCTCTGATGACCGGTGCACGACAATCGGCGGAATCTAGCATCAAGTTCTTCCGCAACTTGCTCAGTATTCGACTGGAGGAACTGGACACGGATCAGAAGATCGATGTGGTTATCAATAGGAATCACGACGTGCAGATGAATCTACAGAAGCTCAACAAACTTGTTGAAGCATTTGCACCCGGCTTCGGCAGGCTCACAAACAACAAGGGAGATCTTGGAGATTTGGTCGATTCCGAGCTTAgcaaggccgccgacgccattgctgcagctgcagcccgtctcgccaagctcaagaaCAAACCCCGAGACGGCTATTCCACGTACGAGCTGAAAGTACACGACTCTATCCTggatgccgccatggccattaCCAATGCCATCACACGACTCATCAAGGCGGCAACCGTCACCCAGCAAGAGATCGTCCAGGCGGGACGAGGATCATCCTCACGAACAGCTTTCTACAAAAAGAACAATCGCTGGACTGAGGGGCTCATTTCGGCCGCAAAGGCTGTCGCGTCTTCGACTAATACGCTGATTGAGACGTCAGATGGAGTCATCTCAGACCGAAACAGTCCCGAGCAGCTCATTGTTGCGTCCAACGACGTGGCCGCATCAACCGCGCAGTTGGTTGCCGCAAGCAGGGTCAAGGCTGGGTTCCGTTCCCAAAGTCAGGAGAACCTGGAGCAGGCCAGCAAGGCGGTGGGAGCGGCATGCAGAGCGTTGGTCCGTCAGGTACAGAACATGATTCGTGAGCGCGGGCAGGACGAAGAGCAGGAAGATTACACCAAGCTCGGGGCTCACGAATTCAAGGTCCGCGAAATGGAACAACAG GTCGAGATTCTCAAATTGGAAAATTCATTGGCTGCAGCCCGACATCGGTTGGGCGAGATGCGTAAGATTTCGTACCAGGAGGAGTAG